The Bombus terrestris chromosome 6, iyBomTerr1.2, whole genome shotgun sequence DNA window attattgatcATGATTAATATCAGAAAATCAATTTGATTGATTCTATTTTTcgatctattttatatatttgatcaATTCCATTATACCTCTTGTTAAAAGATATAATAGAATACTGATAAAGTATGTGATATAACATAGATACTAATATGTAAACCACATGAGAGAGAGATTCCCATTTTATATGGAAGAAATGTATTAAATTATGTTGTTGAATGaacatgttaaaatatttgctGAATTGGGAAATATCACTTTCATCTTACAAATAAGTTTagtttaatttacattaaactTTATCACTTCGAGAATGTTTATCGACAAATGTCGATTTTGGTTGGCGACTGTACATAAAAATCGAACATATTACTAAAATTGCACCTAAAGAAAACTGGAAACTCAAGTTAAAATCGAAAAGATATATAGAAGCTATACAAGAAATTATAATGGCTAAAGAAGTGGCAAAACCTTTAAGTATATTATCTGCATACTTAACTACCATTGCAACAATAAGACCACCACCTGCTTGAAGtacaattaaataacaaataaatagatCATAGCCAAAAAAGAAACCTTGTTTTCTTAACATTTCACCATCATTTACAAAACATGTAATTAATCCAAAAGGTAATGATAGTAAACTTAATTGAACATTTCTCATCCATACTGATATATCTGAATCTTTTAGTATTTTTTCGAAGTATATCCCTGCAAACCCTGATAGAAAACATGCACTTAAGGCAGCTGAGAATCCAAGTAAATGATTCTGTTCTATACCAGATGGTAAAGCAGTATCTGAACTTTGTGCTAGTTGTACTAATACTACACCTATGACTAATAATATTAGAGCTCCCCATTGAGTATTCTTTAAAGACTTTCGTAGTATTACCACAGCAAAAAATGCTgttgttaaaatttttaattggtaTGTTACCTGAGGAATAGTATGTATAAAAAGCatgtaataaatagtattaataggtgaaaaatatcaaatatatacttaAGTATTGGATATACCTGATAAGTTGCTGCATCTAAATTAGATGctgatatatataaaagattattCTGTACAATATATAGAAGTGATGGCACAGATACTTTTAGAGTATCAACAGGCTGTTTTATGATTGTTGACTTTAGGGCATCAACAAATTTTGGAAAGTTTCCTTCTTCAACAAGAACTAATATTAGACATGTTAAAAGTTTAACAACCTCCGCCATAACTACggctgaaataatatttaattattatacattaataaCTTATgtgaatgtaataaaaataataaatacaataattaatctgtataaaaaaatgtaatgtaCCAGTTGATGAAAGAAACATATCTCCTGATCTTGTACGTGCATAACGCATACTAAGCCCAACCAGGGCATTTTGTAATGTAAGTGTAATTAAACTAATGTATTTTAGTGTCTGAGCACCTcctgtaaaataaattaataaaaagatatcATAGAATGATTAAGGAATCAAtacattaattaattcattagacatactaaatttaattttatgttaaatttatttattacaatttcttatattaaaattacagaCTTACGTTGTTGTGATTCCATCATATAAtgttttttataacaatttttataatataaaagctAATGGATCATTTCATCTAcaaaataagatattttattaaagttataaatgtaatgttattaatgttttacattttagaaaatttgttagaaaattgttgaacatatgtatatttatgtgtattaaatatataatttaatcat harbors:
- the LOC100652117 gene encoding UDP-galactose translocator, with amino-acid sequence MMESQQRGAQTLKYISLITLTLQNALVGLSMRYARTRSGDMFLSSTAVVMAEVVKLLTCLILVLVEEGNFPKFVDALKSTIIKQPVDTLKVSVPSLLYIVQNNLLYISASNLDAATYQVTYQLKILTTAFFAVVILRKSLKNTQWGALILLVIGVVLVQLAQSSDTALPSGIEQNHLLGFSAALSACFLSGFAGIYFEKILKDSDISVWMRNVQLSLLSLPFGLITCFVNDGEMLRKQGFFFGYDLFICYLIVLQAGGGLIVAMVVKYADNILKGFATSLAIIISCIASIYLFDFNLSFQFSLGAILVICSIFMYSRQPKSTFVDKHSRSDKV